In Mucilaginibacter auburnensis, the genomic stretch CTTTCTATAGTTGCTGTTTCCCAATTGTAAAGTGATTTTATGAATAAGAAACATATGAACAGGGCCGTATAATATTGCACCATACCATGTCATTCCGGCTGATTTGCCTTCGTAATCGTCGTTGGTTAAACAATACTTATGATGCCTGATGTGATTAAATTTTACGGCATGTATTGAAACCAACATTAAGACACTGTTAATGTAAAGTGACAGCCAGGTTAGGAATTTATTTGTCCCCAACGAATTATGAAAACCGTTATGAACCTGCCTTAATCCTGTTAGGAAAAAAACGCAGAAAAAGGCAGAGCGGCTATATAATAACCAAAATAGGCAAGGGTAATAGAAATTATAAACCAAGGGATAGTGAGATTA encodes the following:
- a CDS encoding fatty acid desaturase, producing MVYNFYYPCLFWLLYSRSAFFCVFFLTGLRQVHNGFHNSLGTNKFLTWLSLYINSVLMLVSIHAVKFNHIRHHKYCLTNDDYEGKSAGMTWYGAILYGPVHMFLIHKITLQLGNSNYRKNVLLELLSIIIFVSIVFYFNIHFLIYHIVIMIIGEFLMAFFAVWTVHHDTHDSPEFARTQRGGWKNKITFSMFYHLEHHLFPAVPTIKLPELARRIDLALPEIEKKSTF